Genomic window (Candidatus Eisenbacteria bacterium):
GTTGCCGCAACTCTCATCCGTCAAGAGCGAATTCGGGGACATCACTTAATTCGGGAACCTGGGGACATAACACTTATCTGTTGGCAGGTCTCCTATTCTGGGGACACAACGCTTATCGGGCCGTATTCCGCACAGATCCGACAGGGCGTCCGGGGACGTTCCCGATTTCTGTCTCCCAGGCAACGTGAGCGATCTTTCCAATACAAAGTCGAAATCTCCAGTTTCACTCTAGGAAAGGGCTAAGAATTTTGTTGCATCGCTCGCTGTTCTGTTGTAGTTTTTCTCATACGAGGGCTAATGCCCGTTCCAGCCGAAATAAGACCTTTGCGCATCCATTAGTCCCAATCTCTAGGTTCGTGCCCCATTAGATCAAGTATTGTGACGCGCATGAGTTCGAGAGAAACTAAGAAACATCGCCGTGGTCTGGCGTTCATAATGAATTCTTTTGTCTTGTTGTTATTAGTTCAAGTATGAGGTGATTGATGCACAGCATTGGGTTTGAGTGCGAAGTTGTGACGCCCATGTTCCTCGGCGGAGCAGATCACGAGGCAGAATTGCGCGCGCCTTCCATCAAAGCAGCGATGAGATGGTGGTTCCGGGCGATGATGGGGGGAGGCTTGTTCGACAAGCTGGGAAAAGGAAAAAATTCGTTTCTGAGTGGGGTTCGAGAGGCCGAGTCAAAGACATTTGGAAGCACTGATGCCGTAAGTCCTTTCCGGCTTTCGATCGTCGATAGTGGGTTATCCAAGGACGATTGCAAGCGATGGTGTTACAGAATCGACGAACCCGCTGAAAGAGGCTTATGTTACTTAGGATATGGATTGTCCGACCGCAACTTTGTCATTCCTGGGAAGAAGTTTACCCTCGAAGTCACGCTTCGGACGACTGACTCACAGAAGGAGAATTGGATTCTCGGGTCATTATGGATGCTTGCGAACTTTGGGACCTTAGGTGCCCGGTCCTCCCGCGGGTTTGGCTGCTTTCAAATTAGTTGCGCGAACGACGATCTGGGAGAACGATTTCCCAAAGTCACATCAATTGCTGATCTCAAGGAAGGATTCAAGCGAACGAGGAGACTATTCTCTTTGCCGGAATCGTCTTCAAACGACGATTTGCCGCCGTTTTCAATAGTGCATCCTAGAGCTTGGAGATGCCTCGTTCTAAACGAGCCCAAAGGGAATCCACTACCTGCACTCAATAGTGCGGGAATAGCTCTGAGAAAATTCAGAGAGGCCCCCGACCCATCGAATGAGTTCGAGAGGAAAATACCAACAAAATCTGGCAACATCCGAGTTATCCGAGGGCAGCACTCCCGGGAATATAAGAATGTTGTGAACTTTGGGATCAGTAGAGGACTACTTCTACCAGAAACATCCATCTTTGGGCTTCCTCATCCATTTCAACTTTCGTCCCCCGGGAAGAAGGTAACGATGAAGAAGGTTACGATAGTGTCGGAAACACGGCAGCGGCGTAAGTCGCCGCTTTTCATTCACGTTTACAAGTGGAAACAGACATACGTGAGTTACCAAGCTTTCAAGGCAGAGTTCGTGGATGGGAAGATTAAGTTCTATGATCCAAAGGTTCCAAACCAGGCTGAGACCGTTGGCGGAACATTGCCCTTCAACGAACTGGATTCGTTCATTGGGCAAAACTCGGCTAATGCGGAGCTGCTATGGGAGTAGAAAACAAGGGTGCTAGCTGTCTTCTCGTCTGCGAAATCGGTCCGATAGCCGATTTCATTCGCCACAGTCGAAAGACGAAAGACTATTGGTCAGCATCATTTCTATTTTCCTATCTGATGTCGGAGGTCGCACGGGCAATTCTCAATGAAGGCGGAAAGATATATCGACCGGACGTGAGCAAGAATCCTCTTGTGACTCGACGGGCAAAAGCAAAAGCTGGCACCGTACCCGATCAGATTTTTGCGATCGTCAGAAATGAATCAAAAGACAAGGTGAAACAGGCAATCGAGAAAGCAATGCACGATGCTCTCGAAGACTTGGCGACGCGCATCGATAGAATCAAGGAGGACAGGAGGAAGTCCA
Coding sequences:
- the cmr1 gene encoding type III-B CRISPR module RAMP protein Cmr1, translating into MHSIGFECEVVTPMFLGGADHEAELRAPSIKAAMRWWFRAMMGGGLFDKLGKGKNSFLSGVREAESKTFGSTDAVSPFRLSIVDSGLSKDDCKRWCYRIDEPAERGLCYLGYGLSDRNFVIPGKKFTLEVTLRTTDSQKENWILGSLWMLANFGTLGARSSRGFGCFQISCANDDLGERFPKVTSIADLKEGFKRTRRLFSLPESSSNDDLPPFSIVHPRAWRCLVLNEPKGNPLPALNSAGIALRKFREAPDPSNEFERKIPTKSGNIRVIRGQHSREYKNVVNFGISRGLLLPETSIFGLPHPFQLSSPGKKVTMKKVTIVSETRQRRKSPLFIHVYKWKQTYVSYQAFKAEFVDGKIKFYDPKVPNQAETVGGTLPFNELDSFIGQNSANAELLWE